In Musa acuminata AAA Group cultivar baxijiao chromosome BXJ2-8, Cavendish_Baxijiao_AAA, whole genome shotgun sequence, one genomic interval encodes:
- the LOC135618740 gene encoding RNA polymerase II transcriptional coactivator KELP-like produces MDEETKRQIEETVLQILRDADMTSTTEFKVRSLAAQRLGIDLSHRDRKLFVRGIVESFLISQNSNDGHDDDKSDPGQEQEEVAVEQPERDREEEEEEEEEEEDEDEGAKKRRRGPKEYDDDGDLIICRLSSKRRVTLQDFRGKTLLSIREYYMKDGKELPSSKGISLTVEQWEAFRNAVPAIEAAIKKLEGSD; encoded by the exons ATGGACGAGGAGACGAAGCGACAGATCGAGGAGACGGTGCTGCAGATCCTGAGGGACGCGGATATGACGAGCACGACCGAGTTCAAGGTCCGCTCCTTGGCGGCCCAGAGGCTCGGCATCGACCTCTCCCACCGCGACCGCAAGCTTTTCGTCCGTGGTATCGTCGAATCCTTCCTCATCTCACAGAATAGTAACGACGGCCATGACGACGACAAATCCGATCCGGGACAAGAACAAGAGGAAGTGGCGGTGGAGCAACCGGAACGAgatcgagaggaggaggaggaagaggaagaggaagaggaagatgaggatgaGGGCGCGAAGAAGAGGCGTCGTGGGCCCAAAGAGTATGATGATGACGGCGATCTAATCATTTGTCGC TTGTCGAGTAAGAGAAGGGTGACGCTTCAGGACTTCAGAGGGAAGACGCTGCTGTCGATTCGAGAGTACTATATGAAGGACGGCAAGGAGCTGCCTTCCTCCAAAG GGATAAGTTTGACGGTTGAACAGTGGGAAGCGTTTCGGAATGCTGTACCTGCAATTGAGGCTGCCATCAAGAAGCTGGAAGGGTCGGACTGA
- the LOC135618741 gene encoding DEAD-box ATP-dependent RNA helicase 15 isoform X2 yields the protein MDVICQAKSGMGKTAVFVLSTLQQIEPVAGQVAALVLCHTRELAYQICHEFERFSTYLPDIKVAVFYGGVHIMKHKDILKNECPHIVVGTPGRILALARDKDLSLKNVRHFILDECDKMLESLDMRRDVQEIFKMTPHDKQVMMFSATLSKEIRPVCKRFMQDPMEIYVDDEAKLTLHGLVQHYIKLTELEKNRKLNDLLDALDFNQVVIFVKSVSRAAELNKLLVECNFPSICIHSGMSQEERLTRYKNFKEGLKRILVATDLVGRGIDIERVNIVINYDMPDSADTYLHRVGRAGRFGTKGLAITFVSSASDSDVLNQVQERFEVDIKELPEQIDTSTYMPS from the exons ATGGATGTCATCTGCCAAGCTAAGTCCGGAATGGGGAAAACTGCTGTTTTTGTTCTTTCAACTCTACAGCAAATTGAGCCCGTTGCAGGGCAAGTTGCTGCACTTGTGCTATGTCATACAAGGGAATTGGCTTATCAG ATCTGCCACGAGTTCGAGAGGTTCAGCACTTACTTGCCTGATATTAAGGTTGCTGTTTTTTATGGTGGAGTTCACATCATGAAGCACAAGGATATTTTGAAGAATGAATGCCCACATATTGTAGTCGGCACACCAGGAAGAATACTGGCACTTGCAAGAGATAAAGATCTTTCTTTGAAGAATGTGAGGCACTTTATTCTTGATGAATGTGACAAGATGCTCGAGTCACTTG ATATGCGTAGAGACGTTCAGGAGATCTTCAAAATGACACCTCACGACAAGCAAGTTATGATGTTCTCAGCGACTCTCAGCAAGGAGATCCGCCCCGTTTGCAAAAGATTCATGCAAGAT CCTATGGAAATATACGTTGACGATGAGGCCAAACTGACATTGCATGGTCTAGTACAG CACTACATCAAACTAACCGAGTTGGAAAAGAACCGGAAACTGAATGATCTTTTGGATGCACTGGACTTCAATCAAGTTGTGATCTTTGTGAAAAGCGTGAGTAGAGCAGCGGAGCTGAACAAGTTACTTGTCGAGTGCAACTTCCCATCAATCTGTATCCACTCTGGCATGTCACAGGAGGAAAG GTTGACGAGGTATAAGAATTTCAAGGAAGGTCTTAAAAGGATTCTTGTTGCTACTGATCTGGTTGGGAGGGGAATTGATATTGAGCGAGTCAACATCGTGATAAACTATGACATGCCAGATTCCGCTGACACTTATCTCCACAGG GTTGGAAGGGCTGGTCGTTTTGGTACCAAAGGACTTGCTATTACGTTTGTTTCTTCTGCTTCAGACTCTGATGTTCTCAATCAG GTGCAAGAGAGGTTTGAGGTGGACATTAAGGAGCTGCCAGAGCAGATTGACACTTCAACCTACA TGCCGTCGTGA